TATTAATTTTATTGATAATAGACTTTTAATCAATAATGCAACTTTTATTTTCGATAAAAATAATAAACCAAAGAATGTTATTATTGTTTATAATTCAGTAATAATTGGAACGAATCAATCAAGCTCAATTTATGTGGATATTGAAAATTCAATACTTAAAATAGATAGCATTGATTTTGGCAATCCTTCTGATATGACTCTGGAAGAAATTAAATCTAAAATTGAAGTAAAATCATCACATTTTGATAATTATGGATTTATTAAAATAAATGATTTATCTCTTAAAGAAATAGAAAAATTTAGTAGAGAAAAGGGAATTGCGGAATCAACTTTTAAAGAGCATTTAAACAGAAATATAACTCCTTATAAAACATCTCCTTTTAGCGTATGGTATAATATAGCAGATAAAAATTTCATTATAGATCCGAGTATTTTTTCATCTGATCCAATTAGAAAAGGATTAAAACTTTTAGGAAAAAATCAAGATAATTTGTTCTTTTTTGATTATTCAAATCAAAAGATATATAATCAAGATAAAAATAATAATCTAAATTTATTTATTAAAGAAAAGGTAAAAAATGTACTTATGCTAAAAACAATAAATAGCATAAGTGATAAATATCCAGATTCTCTTGCTTTTAAGGATTTATTAAGCGGAGATAATGTTACAGTTGATTTAAAAAGTAATAGCTTTAGATCAGTATCAGTAGATATAAATAATAATATTATTCACTATCCAGTAAACATAATTTCAGGATATAAAAATATTTTATTTAATAATTATATAAAGTTATCAATAAAAGATAACGATTTTATTTATGATGCTTTTATGAATTATTCTGAAAATGAAAATATTATTTTCTATTCAAACCAAATGTTTAATAGGAAAAAATTATTATCATTATTTGGAAGTAAAATTTCTTCTGTTTATTATTATTATTATAATCAAGAAGCAAAATCATTAATTCTAGTTAAAGGCTCTAAAGCTAAAGTTATTATAGAAAATGTACTGAAAGTTAACTTTTCAAATAATAAAATTTTAGCGACATTGTCTGATGGTTACGATATCATATTCCAACCAGAATCTCCTCCTTTATTAATTGGATTATTTGGTGTAAATATTGATAACAGCGATATCAATGATGCAATAATAAAATTAAGAAGAACGATCAAAGATCTTAAACTATCATCATTGCTTTCACTGGGTTCAAACAAATATTGTTATTATCCATTAGGAGATGGTGGATTTGGTCGAATAATTTCTATAAATAAAAAACAATAAAATAAATAAAATATTATTATATAAATATATATCCTTAGGATTAATAACTATGAAATTTTTTAAAAGTAAAGCTAAATCTAGTATAAATAAAACAGATGAAATTGCACAAAAAATTGAAGAATCTAAAAACGTTTTCGTTAATGATGATAATGTGATTAAAAATGAAAAAGATAAACTTTTATCCGTATTAACATCTTATAAAGATAAATTGTTGAATCATGAATTAACAGGCGAGATCGAATATGAATATTTAACAGATATGTTAAAATATACCTATTATGGAGATACTTTCGGTAACAATATAGAATTCAAAGAGCTGCGTGCTTATTTTTATAAGGCGTATCTTGAACTTTCAAATGAAATTCTTGGCGAAGGAATACCTCATAATATCCATATGGTTTGGCTCGGCGGCCCTTTAGGTCAAGCTCAAAAAGATTATTTAAAAATATGGGGTTCGATAAACAAAAGATACAGCGTTTATGTTTGGTATGATTCTGCTGCTTCTTTTGTGTATCAAACGAGACAATTTATAATCAAATATTTTCAAAAAAATTTCCCTCAAGATTTTCCAGATAATTTCTTACAGGTGCAAGATGAAATTTATAAACATGTTTTAGAAGATAGTGATTTTTTTAATTATGTGCACAATGAAGAGAATGAAATTATAAATAGCCCGAATATAAGACTAAAAAATTTCTTAATCAAAAAATTTAATACTGAAGAAGAAAGATTTGAAATAGAAAAATTATTTGATGAAAATCAAAAAAAATTCGAATCCATGTTTGACGCTAGCAATTACAACGATCTTAGTGATCCTAATAATTCATTGAGTAATATCTATTTTAGGGACGTTGGAGATTTAGTAAGTAAATCTTCAATTAAAGAGTATTATACAAGAGAAATTTATTTAAGAATGATTTTTGCTGCTGCATCAGACATGCTAAGGCTTGAAATTTTAAATTCAGTAGGTGGTATTTATATAGATTTTGATGTATTACCAAAAATTCAAGAAAATATAAGTATAAGTCATAAACTAAACACCTTAAAAATTCAAATAGCAGAAGGTCATGAAAATGAAAGAAAAATGAACGCTATTGATCTTCACTATATATTAAAAAGAAATCATCTCCTAAAAAATAGCTTAGAAAGCAATAAAGATGATAATGCTGAATTATTACCCGAACTAAAACGCTTAATCGATCAAAAAAATAAAGATCTTGTCAAAGAGGTAAATAGATTAAAAGAGCAATATAAAGATAATCCAAGCTATTTAGAACAGATAAAAGATTTAACTTCAATTGAAAGTCTCATTCCTCAGAATATTCAAGAATTGGAATTAGAACAAATATTTAAACCATTGCCTAAGAATTTAGGAGAGTTTTCACCTGGTCTTAAAGTTGTAAATAATCGTATTGTCATTCAATCTGCAGCTGGAAATAGTATTATTATTGCAAATAAAGATAATAGTATTATATCTAATTTGTTAAGTCAAATTGCGCTCAATTATAAATTTTTATTAGATCGTCTAGATGGAAAATCAGGATTTCTTGATGAAATTGAAGAAATAAGAGCCAATAGAGAAAAACAATTAAAACTTCTACAAGAAAAGAAATTACTCATTGAAGAAATTGACTCTAAAAAATCGATGCTGAGTGAATTAATCAAAGAAAGTAATGAGTTTAACTCGCACGAAATCCGAACTCTTAAAAGCGAAATTGAAAATAAAATAATAAAATTAAATGCTTTTGAAGCTTCTGAAAGCACATTAAGTTACAGATATGATTCTCTCAAAGAAAATGAGAGAAATACAATGGTAATTTCAGGTCCTTCAGTGATTTCAAAATTGATGGATTTAAGATTTATGACTACAGAACTAGTTCCAACACTAACATTTTACCTGAGTGATTATTTTACTTTAGGTTCAGAAGAAGATTTAATTTCTTCATGGGCACAAGTTGCAACTATTACCAATTCAGATCCACACACAACTAAAATACAAGGGCATTGCTAAAAAGGGAGAAAGCATTTCTTTAAAGCAGAGACTAAGACTTCAAAAGAATCTTCCCATTCTCTATCCCAAGTTTTGCTTGCTATATGTAACGAACTGCAAACAGAATGGCTTAAACTCGCAAACAAGTTTAAAAGATTAGAACGTGTCTCAATAAATGTCTCAAAATACTGTTCTCATAAAGTCTAAAATATTTCGAGACATATTGGGGGCAGAAATGAGCATGATCGGTTATGCAAGGGTAAGCTCCACAGGTCAAAGTTTGGATATCCAAATAGATAAGCTAAAAAATTGGCATAAAATTTTTAAAGAAAGTATAAGTGCTTCTTCCATGAGAAGGGAAAATCTTGAAGCCTGTCTTGAATATCTTAGAGAAGGTGACATTTTTGTTGTTACCAAGATTGACAGACTTTCTCGTTCAACCTGGTACTTATGGCAAATCACAAATGAGTCAGAGCGAAAAAAGGTTAATCTTCAGATTCTAGATCAAAATATTAATACAAATGACTCTTCTGGTCGCTTACTTTTTAAGCTCCATCGCTGGATAATTATACCAAGAATAGGCTTTTTGAAAAACCTCTACCAGCCAATTTGTTACTTTAACATTTTTGCAACAGAACCACATTTCATCATACTCTATTTTGACTTGAATTTTTTTATTATTCATAATGGGTTCCGATATTTTCTTATCTAAATTATCATATTTTTGAAGTCAAAGTTCAGAAATAGCGTGTACTTTGACATATTGGACATATAGACACCCTTACCCTCCAATTATATTCGGATTATATCTACAAAAATAACTGTAAATACTCAATATCTTCAAATAATTAAGAGTTTAGTACTACTTACTTATTTTTTAAAAAGATGTAGGGAAAAATTGATAAATGAGTTTGCAGGAAGTAAGTAAGTTAACGTTAATGAGTTTTTTCAGCCAATCCATGGAAGCTCATTGTTACTTTGTTTTAAGCAACAATTAACTGGCATAAATTGTTTATTTAAATATCTTAGATATTTCTTAGTAGAGAATTATGAAACAAATATTAATAAGTATCACAACTAAACTTATTATAATGCGTTCAATTATTTCAACTTATTCGTTTACGAAAGAAGGAAAACAAGTTCCTATGCAGCATTATGATGTGAATAGAGGAAATCCACATTTAAAAGCACAAGGCAAATATATTGATAAAATGAGTGCTGATTTTGTTGAAAGATATAAACTTCTAGGTATTGCCATGGCTATTGTTCAAGCACCTTACATTCCACGTTCAGCAGGATATGGTTTGTCAAGTTTAACAAATGATGACTTACCGAGTGTAAGAAGAAGGCTTAAATATTTAAACGCAATTATAGAAAATATAAAGATAATACCAGTAACGACCTATTTAATTGGGGGGAAAGAAAACTTTCTGAAAAAATTGGAGAGGATGATAAGCAACTTTATAATAAGAAAAATTGAATTATAGATTTCAGAAGTGATTATAAAATCCCAAAAGATCCTTTAAAAATAACAGATGAGCGTGAAACTCTAAAACTTGTTTTTTCTCAATCAATGCATCCAAAATTACAAAATTAAATAGCATTATCTTTCAGTGAAAGAGAGCCAAATGAATACAGAGCAACAACCAAAAGCACTATTGAATACTTTTTTAATGACTATTTTTGGAATTAAGAGGATGGAAATTATATTGTAATATCTAGTCAACCTTTTATACTTTACCAAAAAATTGTTATGAAAAATATTTGTAAACTTTATATTGAAAATCAATGTAAAGGGAATAAAATTTGATTTTATTGATCCTGAAATAACTCCAAATAAAAGTAATTCAGTAGATGAAAAAAGAAAATTTTCTACAAGATTATTAGAAAATTTAGCACAAACTTTAGTTTTATTGAAAACATAAAAAATATTTTTTATGTTTGAATTAATAAGCGATTCGTAATTTCGAATTCCATCTTCATGATTTTGTAATATGTTGATATGGAATATTATGTTAAAAAAATTTAACAAACCTTATTTTTAACTAAATTTTTTATGTCATTTTCATTTAAATATTTAGACCTATTTGAGTCATATGGAATTTTGATTACACAATTATCGGTTGGTCTAAATACAGAATTTTCGAACTTATATCTTATTTCCATTTTTGAATTTAAAAATTTATCATCACTTAAAGAAAAAACATCCCAAGAATGATTCAATAAAGAAGTTTTTGCTGGTTGTGCAACAAAATAATTTTGCCCAAATTGATCTGTACAAAGTTTTTTCAAATAATTAATATAACTTTTATTTCTATCTACTAGAAAGAAATAACTAAATGAATAACGTCCAAATTTTTTCTTTTTCCAATAACCTTCCAATTCAATCCTATCTCCAGAACTATTTTTTAACCACTGCCAAGTATCTTCATTTGGAGAATAACAAAAAACATATGCTCTCTCATAAGCAAAAAGAGAGAATGAAAAAAAAGCTAAAGAAAAAAATGAAATGTATTTAAAAAATTTGAATTTTTTTATCATAAATTATCTCCTAAATTCATTAAATATATAATGAATAAATAAAAAATATTATAATAAATGTCAAATATTTTATAATAAAAAATAATTAGTAGATAATATATCTATTTATTAAAATTTAGTATTTTTCAAATTAAAATACCTTGCAGCATTTTCAAGAATTTCATTATTATTTCTGGAAATCTCTATAATTTTATTTTGGGTTCCATAATCAAAGCCAAGATAATTTAAAGCAGAAATTAAATTATCTCTAGCATTTTCTTTTAGAATTGGATTTGCTTTGGTTTGCTTAGAAAGTTTTTGTCCAAACTCATTTAATACAACTGGAATATGTGCATAAATGGGGGTCATAAAGTTCAAACATTTTTGTAAATATATTTGACGAGGAGTTTGTAAGTAAAGATCACTTCCTCGCACAACTTCGGTAATTCCTTGTAAATGGTCATCAATAACCACAGCAAGTTGATAAGATGCAAAATTCTCGGATCGCCACACAATAAAATCACCAACATCTTCTGCTATATTTTGCCTTAATTTACCTCTCAGCAAGTCATGAAAAGTTATTCTCTCTTCAAAAGTTTTAATCCTTTTAGCATGTTTTAATCTAGAGGGATTATGTAATTCTCTACATTTTCCTCCATAAACATATTCACCAGATAATGTATTTTTTTTATTTTTTGAAATTTCTCTTCTTGTACAAATACAATTGAATATTAAATTTTTTGTCTTTAAAATTCCTAAATAATCTTGATAAATATCGCTTCTTTTAGATTGAAAGATAATTTCATCATCCCATTGAAAACCATAATCTTCCAAAGTTGTCAAAATGGAGTGTATAGCCCCTTTTTCTATGCGAGTGGTATCCACATCTTCTATTCTAAGGAACCATTTCCCACCCTTTGAGCGAGCTCTAAGATAACTTGCCAGTGCTGTTACCAATGAGCCAAAATGGAGCTTGCCAGTGGGAGAGGGGGCGAAGCGGCCTATATATTTTTCAGGTGTTGTCGTCATATTTGATAGGATAAAAAGGAATGGTGAAGGGTCAGGGACTCGAACCCTGGACCAAGAGATTAAGAGTCTCTTGCTCTACCAACTGAGCTAACCCTCCACAAGTATTCTTGTGTTGTTATCGGAGATGAGTTTTGAAGTCAAGAGTAGAATATAAAAAAAAGCATATGGATTTGGCCCCATATGCTTAAAAATAATTATGCAATAAACTTAGAATTATTTACCAAGAATAAGGAATGCAATAATTAAGCCTAAGATAGCTTGGAATTCGATAAGCGCCATTGCAAGAAGGAATGGCGTGAATATTTTATTATAAGCTTGTGGGTTACGACCAATGCTTTCGAGAGCGCCTCTTGCAGCAGTACCTTGACCTTGGCCAGCACCAACAACTGCAAGACCAATTGCAAGTCCAGCACCGATTAATTTAAGGCCTGTTCCAGTTGACATACCAGAAGTTGCAGCTTCTTCAGCTAAAGCTGGAAGAGTGGTTAAAAGTGCAGTTGTCGCAGCTACAGTCATTAAAGCAAATTTGCTTTTCATATTCTTCTCCTAAATAAAAACAAATGAAACTAATAAAACTCAAACCATTTAATATTTTATGAATGCAGAATACCAGTTCTCATTCATAGATCCCAAAAAGATCTCCTCAAAGAGGACAGGAACATTATAAATTCAATTAAAAAAATTAAATGGAAAATTTAATTAACGAATTCATAATCCCTTTAAATCCATTAAACAAAAGCACTCAAAATTAATGGTGTGCTTTTGATTCAAGAGCAAGTTTTATATAGACTGCACTCAAAGTCATAAAAATAAATGCTTGGAGGCATGCCACGAAAGTACCAAAACCTAAGAATATTGCAGGTATTGGAATAAATGGAATATAAAAATCTTTCATTAATCCTGAAAATATTGCAAAAACAAAGTGATCTCCAGAAATATTCCCAAAAATACGAAGAGATAATGAAAGAGGACGAGATAATAGACTGATTAATTCGATTAAAAACATCAAAGGAGCCATCCATAATACAGGACCAGCTAAATGTTTGATATAACTAAAACCAGCTTCTTTTAGACCATAATAATTGAAATAAACAAATATTGCCATTGCTGCTGCAAAAGTGAATGACATACTCGATGTAGCGGGAGAAAAACCAGGTAATACACCTGACAAGTTAGAAACAATTAATACAAAAAAAGTTCCACCTAACACACCTACAAAGCGCATCCATTCTTTTTCACCTATTGTAGATTCGAGAGTCGACGAAACGACTGACCAACCTATTTCAAAAAATGCGAATAAACCAAATTTCTTCGGTGGAAGGATTTCTTCATCGCTCATTTGTTCTGGCTTCATGCGGGCAAAACCAGAGATATAAGCAATTCCTGCTAAAAGAAGAACTGCGAAGGCAGAAGCAAAAACGGGAGCCCAGTGCTCTGCTTTTTGAGCAATCAAATTTGCAGAATTTTCATTATTAAAGAGAGAAAAGAATCTAACTAAAATTTCATGATACCAATTCACAACCTGGACTCCCGAAGAATCTGCATGAGCTGCAGGCATAATAGCAAGTGATAAAAAACCTAATATAGCAATAATTTTACGTTTCATATTGTTTATAAAGGATCCCTTCGTAAAATATCAAAGCAAACACTTGCCAATTACCTTAATGAAACTCTTCTTGCAAGTAGGTAGAGCAAAAAGGTGACTATGGAAGTTAAAAAAAAGACTGCAAGATTTAAAACAAGCTGATCTGTCTTAAATTTGAGCAATAAAAACGCAAGCATGGCAAAACCAGAGTATTTCAATAACATAGCTATGAATTTGCCAAATCCACCTTTACCAATGCCTTGATCAAGCGTGGCTTTCGTCTGAAGCACTACGCCTAACATAATAATAAGACCACATAAACCATAAAGAACAATTAATAGCATTTCATTCACTCTTATCACCTTGATCCTTTTTTTTACGATTTATTAGACCTTTAAATGATTTGTAAATAAGTAAAGAAGAAATAAATATAAGCAAAAGCGTTATTGTTAATTCAAATTGAAGAGAAGTAACTCCTAAAGTTTGTAAAGTCTCTTTCGCCGATTCACTGTCACCCCATATCCAAGTTACAATAATGAGAATAAGCAAAGAAGTGATATGGCTGTAAAGGAGAGCTATGGATTTCATTTCTCTGTTCATAGTATAGACACCAAAAATTAAGCAAAACACTTGACCATCTGAATCTCTCTCGTAATTATCGAACCTGCATTGCCAGATAAGATTTCTGACCTGCATACCCTATAAGAGGCTTATTTCATGTTAGATAGAGATTTCAATCAAATTTTTTCTGAAAAACTACGCATTCGCTTTGTTGAGCTTGGACTTTCAAAATCAACAGCCACTAAAATTGCCAAATTAGTGACCCCAATACGTATTGATGGAAACACTATAATATCTTCATGTGCAGATCCGTTTTATCGAGATCAATTTATATCTCCAAAAATTGATGAAATTGAAAAAATTGCTAAACAATGCTTTGGCTCAGAGTTCTCCTTTAAAATTGACTCTCAACCTATTGATTTCAAGCATCAGAAAAACATCCCTCATACATCACTGCCAGAAATAAGAGATGAGATTACGCTTTTTCCAGATGACAATATATATTATTCAGAAAAAAAGAAGAAAACAAAAGGAAAAATCCAACAAGATAACTTTGTACAACCTAAAATAGAAGAAGCTAACCAACTCAATAAAGAATCTACAGAGTTGATTACACAAAATAATGAGAAACCAAGAACGCTCGATGCATCACAGAATTTTAGCACCTTTATTCGTTGTGAAAGCAATCTAGTTGCCTACTCAGCCTGTGAAGCGGTTGCAAAAAACCCAGGGAACTTATCTAATCCTTTGTTTATTTATGGGGCAACTGGTTTAGGAAAAACACATCTCCTCCATTCTGTTGGAAATGAAATTCAACATAAAATTCCTGATGCAAAAATTCTATATATTACTAGCGAAGATTTTGTGAATGATGTTATCCATAGAGGTATTCGTGTGGGTAAAATGGACGAAGTACGTATGAAATACAGTGCTTGTGACGTTTTACTTGTTGACGACATACAATTTTTAGAAAAAAAAGATGCCTGCCAAATAGAATTTTTTCACACTTTCAACGAACTTTATCAAAAAAGAAAGCAAATCGTTATCACAAGCGATAAGTTTCCTAAAGATATTCCAAATATTGAAGAAAGATTAAAAAGCCGTTTTCTACAAGGTTTACTTGTTGATATCGAGCCACCTGGATTTGAAGACCGAGTTGCTATTATAGAAACAAAAGCCAATTTAATTGGTTTAAAAATAAATCAAGAAATATCTTTTCTAATTGCAACCCATGCAAAAACAAATGTTAGAGAAATTCAAGGGCTACTTAAAGATCTCTTAATGAATCAACATATGACTGGGCGCAGTCCGACTATTGAATCAGTGACTGCAATTTTAAAAAGAAGATTTCCTACTGGCTCAGTTGAGTCTACAATTGATATAGCTGCTATTCAAAAGGTTGTTGCAAATCATTTCCAAATTAAAATGTCTGATTTAATGGGACAAAGCCGTCAACAAAAATTCGTTGTAGCGAGACATATTGCCATGTTTTTAGCAAAAGAAATGATAGGTCTACAAATTGTTGCAATTGCGAGTGCGTTTGGCAAGAAAGATCACACAACTGTTCTACATGCAATGTCAAAAGTAAAAGAATCTTTAGAAAAAGATGATGAGTTTAGAGGAAACTTTGTACAAATTAAAAGAAAAATAGATCAAATTATGCAATCAAATTAAATTAATATATTTTCCTGATGCTGCTCGATAAATTCTATCAAAAACTCCAATACTTTTTTCATTATTTTGTTCTATTAAGTCTGGTAATAAAATATATTTTGCCCCTTCAGTTTTTTCTGCATTTCTTAAATATGAAAATAAATTTCGACTCGCTTCATCGAAGTCTCCTTGACTAGACAAATCAAAATATTTTAGAGAACTCTTCATTAAAGAAGCATTTTTTTGTTTAAAATCAATTATGACAGTAGAATTCAAGTATTCTTTCGAGAACATTTGTCCTACATTATCACTTTTATCTCGATTTAGAATGATAAATGCCTCTATAGTAGGTGCATAATGCGTAAGCAACTGACCTGGAGAGTCCATAGCAACATTTGAGTTTTTCTCTAGATCTTCTGCTTTTACAACTCTTTGTAATATTTCAAAATTATAATTGATTTTTTCTCTATTTAATTCATTTTTAATCTGCAATGAACTTATTGCACCTGGCCTTAAAAGAGTTATTTTATTTTCTTCAAATATTTTTATAACAGTTGACTCAATACCAATCGAACAATTTTCTGAATGATCTAATATAAATAAATCGTCAAAATCGCTTAGATCATCAAAGACATGTTTTGCGGTTGTTGGACTCACATGGCCAAAACGATTTGCGCTCGGAGCT
The sequence above is drawn from the Fluviispira vulneris genome and encodes:
- a CDS encoding L-threonylcarbamoyladenylate synthase yields the protein MAKVLPFSEESLTFCAKALNSDSLVAFPTETVYGLGANALSEKAAEKIFSAKGRPKSDPLIVHISFMRQAESLTNMSEFQRQCFDILGSKFWPGPLTIIVKASKIIPKIITANGDSIALRIPANKVAQELLKQANIPVAAPSANRFGHVSPTTAKHVFDDLSDFDDLFILDHSENCSIGIESTVIKIFEENKITLLRPGAISSLQIKNELNREKINYNFEILQRVVKAEDLEKNSNVAMDSPGQLLTHYAPTIEAFIILNRDKSDNVGQMFSKEYLNSTVIIDFKQKNASLMKSSLKYFDLSSQGDFDEASRNLFSYLRNAEKTEGAKYILLPDLIEQNNEKSIGVFDRIYRAASGKYINLI
- a CDS encoding ATP synthase F0 subunit C translates to MKSKFALMTVAATTALLTTLPALAEEAATSGMSTGTGLKLIGAGLAIGLAVVGAGQGQGTAARGALESIGRNPQAYNKIFTPFLLAMALIEFQAILGLIIAFLILGK
- the gluQRS gene encoding tRNA glutamyl-Q(34) synthetase GluQRS produces the protein MTTTPEKYIGRFAPSPTGKLHFGSLVTALASYLRARSKGGKWFLRIEDVDTTRIEKGAIHSILTTLEDYGFQWDDEIIFQSKRSDIYQDYLGILKTKNLIFNCICTRREISKNKKNTLSGEYVYGGKCRELHNPSRLKHAKRIKTFEERITFHDLLRGKLRQNIAEDVGDFIVWRSENFASYQLAVVIDDHLQGITEVVRGSDLYLQTPRQIYLQKCLNFMTPIYAHIPVVLNEFGQKLSKQTKANPILKENARDNLISALNYLGFDYGTQNKIIEISRNNNEILENAARYFNLKNTKF
- a CDS encoding recombinase family protein, which encodes MSMIGYARVSSTGQSLDIQIDKLKNWHKIFKESISASSMRRENLEACLEYLREGDIFVVTKIDRLSRSTWYLWQITNESERKKVNLQILDQNINTNDSSGRLLFKLHRWIIIPRIGFLKNLYQPICYFNIFATEPHFIILYFDLNFFIIHNGFRYFLI
- the dnaA gene encoding chromosomal replication initiator protein DnaA — encoded protein: MLDRDFNQIFSEKLRIRFVELGLSKSTATKIAKLVTPIRIDGNTIISSCADPFYRDQFISPKIDEIEKIAKQCFGSEFSFKIDSQPIDFKHQKNIPHTSLPEIRDEITLFPDDNIYYSEKKKKTKGKIQQDNFVQPKIEEANQLNKESTELITQNNEKPRTLDASQNFSTFIRCESNLVAYSACEAVAKNPGNLSNPLFIYGATGLGKTHLLHSVGNEIQHKIPDAKILYITSEDFVNDVIHRGIRVGKMDEVRMKYSACDVLLVDDIQFLEKKDACQIEFFHTFNELYQKRKQIVITSDKFPKDIPNIEERLKSRFLQGLLVDIEPPGFEDRVAIIETKANLIGLKINQEISFLIATHAKTNVREIQGLLKDLLMNQHMTGRSPTIESVTAILKRRFPTGSVESTIDIAAIQKVVANHFQIKMSDLMGQSRQQKFVVARHIAMFLAKEMIGLQIVAIASAFGKKDHTTVLHAMSKVKESLEKDDEFRGNFVQIKRKIDQIMQSN
- a CDS encoding TcdA/TcdB catalytic glycosyltransferase domain-containing protein produces the protein MKFFKSKAKSSINKTDEIAQKIEESKNVFVNDDNVIKNEKDKLLSVLTSYKDKLLNHELTGEIEYEYLTDMLKYTYYGDTFGNNIEFKELRAYFYKAYLELSNEILGEGIPHNIHMVWLGGPLGQAQKDYLKIWGSINKRYSVYVWYDSAASFVYQTRQFIIKYFQKNFPQDFPDNFLQVQDEIYKHVLEDSDFFNYVHNEENEIINSPNIRLKNFLIKKFNTEEERFEIEKLFDENQKKFESMFDASNYNDLSDPNNSLSNIYFRDVGDLVSKSSIKEYYTREIYLRMIFAAASDMLRLEILNSVGGIYIDFDVLPKIQENISISHKLNTLKIQIAEGHENERKMNAIDLHYILKRNHLLKNSLESNKDDNAELLPELKRLIDQKNKDLVKEVNRLKEQYKDNPSYLEQIKDLTSIESLIPQNIQELELEQIFKPLPKNLGEFSPGLKVVNNRIVIQSAAGNSIIIANKDNSIISNLLSQIALNYKFLLDRLDGKSGFLDEIEEIRANREKQLKLLQEKKLLIEEIDSKKSMLSELIKESNEFNSHEIRTLKSEIENKIIKLNAFEASESTLSYRYDSLKENERNTMVISGPSVISKLMDLRFMTTELVPTLTFYLSDYFTLGSEEDLISSWAQVATITNSDPHTTKIQGHC
- the atpB gene encoding F0F1 ATP synthase subunit A: MKRKIIAILGFLSLAIMPAAHADSSGVQVVNWYHEILVRFFSLFNNENSANLIAQKAEHWAPVFASAFAVLLLAGIAYISGFARMKPEQMSDEEILPPKKFGLFAFFEIGWSVVSSTLESTIGEKEWMRFVGVLGGTFFVLIVSNLSGVLPGFSPATSSMSFTFAAAMAIFVYFNYYGLKEAGFSYIKHLAGPVLWMAPLMFLIELISLLSRPLSLSLRIFGNISGDHFVFAIFSGLMKDFYIPFIPIPAIFLGFGTFVACLQAFIFMTLSAVYIKLALESKAHH